A window from Ignavibacteriota bacterium encodes these proteins:
- a CDS encoding sigma-70 family RNA polymerase sigma factor — MDRKLNDLTDEELIQEFQENNTLEAYEILVNRFKDPLTNYVYRFLGDKDLCTDIVQDTMIKFYLHKDSYKSFAKFSTWIYTIAGNLARNELKRRKRRMIFSLDNDDDEKKIQVEDTSFVSPERATDSEMKGEIIQKALLKVKPVYREVVILRDIDGLSYEEIAEITDLSIGTVKSRINRGRRHLQELLKNIYSG, encoded by the coding sequence TTGGATAGAAAACTAAACGATTTAACTGACGAAGAATTAATCCAAGAATTTCAAGAAAATAATACTCTTGAAGCTTATGAAATTTTGGTTAACAGATTTAAAGATCCGTTAACAAATTATGTTTATCGTTTTTTAGGCGATAAAGATCTTTGTACCGATATTGTTCAAGATACGATGATTAAGTTTTATTTGCATAAAGATTCATATAAATCTTTTGCAAAATTCTCAACTTGGATTTACACAATTGCCGGAAATTTAGCGCGCAATGAATTGAAAAGACGAAAAAGACGAATGATTTTTTCTCTGGATAATGATGATGATGAAAAGAAAATTCAAGTAGAAGATACTTCTTTTGTTTCGCCGGAGCGAGCAACAGATAGCGAAATGAAAGGTGAAATTATTCAGAAAGCATTGTTAAAAGTTAAACCGGTTTATAGAGAAGTTGTAATTTTAAGAGATATTGATGGTTTATCTTACGAAGAAATTGCTGAAATTACGGATTTGTCAATCGGAACAGTAAAATCTAGAATAAATAGAGGAAGAAGACATCTTCAAGAATTATTAAAAAATATTTACAGTGGGTAA
- the gcvT gene encoding glycine cleavage system aminomethyltransferase GcvT: MKQTKFIDVHKKFGAKLVEFAGYEMPIQYSSIIAEHKTVRNSVGVFDVSHMGEIFIRGNNALDFVQYITVNNAATLTDGKVQYSAMCYEDAGIVDDLLVYKISDTEFLLVVNGANKDKDFEWMKKNNKFDVEISDESDEYSLLAVQGPNSQIVVERLLAQKINLEYYTFFKTQFDGNEIIVSRTGYTGELGFELYFKGSKEFAENVWEKLFEYGKEFDIQPTGLGCRDSLRLEMGFCLYGNDIDETTNTIEAGLGWITKLKKGNFIGKDVLEKIKENGITRKLVPIIFNDKVFPRKGYEILKDGKIIGKITSGTVSPITDKPIALAYVANEYSEEGTILQANIRGKGVDSIITNLPFIKEKK, from the coding sequence ATGAAACAGACAAAATTTATTGATGTTCACAAAAAGTTTGGTGCAAAATTAGTTGAGTTCGCTGGTTACGAAATGCCAATTCAGTATTCTTCAATAATTGCTGAACACAAAACTGTTAGAAATTCGGTAGGAGTTTTTGATGTTTCGCACATGGGTGAAATTTTTATTAGAGGAAATAATGCATTAGATTTTGTTCAATATATTACCGTAAATAATGCTGCAACTTTAACAGATGGAAAAGTTCAATACTCTGCAATGTGTTATGAAGACGCCGGAATTGTTGATGATTTACTTGTTTATAAAATTTCTGATACCGAATTTTTACTCGTTGTAAATGGAGCAAATAAAGATAAAGATTTTGAGTGGATGAAAAAGAATAATAAATTCGACGTAGAAATTTCAGATGAATCTGATGAATATTCCTTGCTTGCTGTACAAGGACCAAATTCTCAGATCGTAGTTGAAAGATTATTAGCTCAAAAAATTAATTTGGAATATTATACATTTTTCAAAACTCAGTTTGATGGAAATGAAATTATTGTTTCAAGAACCGGTTATACCGGAGAATTAGGATTTGAATTATATTTCAAAGGTTCAAAAGAATTTGCTGAAAATGTTTGGGAAAAATTATTTGAGTACGGAAAAGAATTTGATATTCAACCAACCGGATTAGGATGCAGAGATTCACTTCGATTAGAAATGGGATTTTGTCTATACGGTAATGATATTGATGAAACAACAAATACTATAGAAGCTGGGTTGGGTTGGATTACAAAATTGAAAAAAGGTAATTTTATTGGGAAAGATGTTTTAGAAAAAATTAAGGAAAATGGAATTACAAGAAAATTAGTTCCAATAATATTTAATGATAAAGTTTTTCCGAGAAAAGGTTATGAGATTTTAAAGGATGGAAAAATTATTGGTAAAATAACTAGCGGTACAGTTAGTCCGATTACAGATAAACCAATTGCATTAGCTTATGTTGCAAATGAATATTCGGAAGAAGGAACAATTCTTCAAGCAAATATAAGGGGAAAGGGGGTTGATTCGATAATCACTAATTTACCATTTATAAAAGAAAAAAAATGA
- the holA gene encoding DNA polymerase III subunit delta: MYRNKENTASIYSLISELPKSDLKPIYFFFGEDHFTINNAIKVIEQKASQFISSDFDKEIIDIEKKDSITNLVDLALTFPFGSGKKLLIVKNFENFANKKQINSYIINPAESTILVIANYGAISNLNSEPYKILSEKNYLFEAKELKGADLENWVKRRCSQLEIEVTSENIKMLIEIIGEDKSLLEMQFQKLKSFLNDKKEITAEEIKSLSSATKEYTIFDLLNSIGKGNKSNSLKVLFNLLETGKDLIFVISMLTKYFMVISQSFELKQRGLNDAEASQAIGVSKYYYINCKNASYFNNEKKVQKAFIALFNADFTLKTSGIEEKTLATILLTEIFEE, from the coding sequence ATGTATAGAAATAAAGAAAATACGGCTTCTATATATTCGCTAATATCCGAATTACCAAAATCAGATTTGAAACCGATTTATTTCTTTTTTGGTGAAGATCATTTTACAATTAATAATGCAATAAAAGTTATTGAACAAAAAGCTTCGCAATTTATTTCAAGTGATTTTGATAAAGAAATTATTGATATAGAAAAAAAAGATTCAATAACAAATTTGGTTGATCTTGCATTAACTTTTCCGTTTGGTTCTGGGAAAAAATTATTAATTGTTAAAAATTTTGAAAATTTTGCAAACAAAAAACAAATCAATTCTTACATTATAAATCCGGCTGAAAGTACAATTCTTGTAATTGCAAATTATGGAGCAATTTCAAATTTAAATTCAGAACCATATAAAATTCTTTCAGAGAAAAATTATCTTTTTGAAGCAAAAGAATTAAAAGGTGCAGATTTAGAAAATTGGGTAAAAAGAAGATGTTCGCAGCTTGAAATTGAAGTTACTTCAGAAAATATTAAAATGTTGATTGAAATTATCGGCGAAGATAAATCACTGTTAGAAATGCAATTTCAAAAGTTAAAAAGTTTTTTAAATGATAAAAAAGAAATTACTGCTGAAGAAATTAAAAGTTTATCTTCTGCAACAAAAGAATACACAATTTTTGATTTGCTAAATTCCATTGGAAAGGGAAATAAAAGCAATTCTTTAAAAGTATTGTTTAATCTACTTGAAACCGGTAAAGATTTAATTTTTGTAATTTCAATGCTTACAAAATATTTCATGGTAATTTCTCAATCATTTGAGTTAAAGCAGCGCGGATTAAATGATGCAGAAGCATCTCAAGCAATTGGAGTTTCAAAATATTATTATATTAATTGTAAAAATGCTTCGTATTTTAATAATGAGAAAAAAGTTCAAAAAGCTTTCATTGCACTTTTTAATGCAGATTTTACGTTAAAAACATCCGGAATTGAAGAAAAAACTTTAGCAACAATTTTATTAACAGAAATTTTTGAAGAATAG
- a CDS encoding flippase-like domain-containing protein codes for MTSDNSIFAKLKKVFSYTFPVLLMFVFLYMAFSNINFEEVISILSDISIPWFLLYLLVWAMSHIVRAHRWKIIIKSVKENTSLLNLFGAVMVGYGVNCVVPRLGELYRGLFLGRWENISRSSMVGTIVVERVIDILVLGFSVLISVAIYSGNLYSEISWLKSTVYVGFAVILGIIVFLILLVQFKEKFYNAILQFVGKFSVKIANVLAKGFHLLTDGFASLKGTKNFLLVIFLSALIMYLYGLTAYIAFYAIHMDEIQTVSYSMAWIVMTISAFGVIIPTPGATGSYHLIVISVLVTLYNFNSEISGAFAILTHITSYILFIVSTIILSYGINKLQVKKGLPVANFLTVFKSKEKL; via the coding sequence TTGACCTCAGATAATTCAATTTTTGCAAAACTCAAAAAAGTATTTAGTTATACTTTTCCGGTTTTATTGATGTTTGTATTTCTTTACATGGCATTCAGTAATATAAATTTTGAAGAAGTTATTTCAATATTGTCAGATATTTCAATTCCATGGTTTTTACTTTATTTATTGGTTTGGGCAATGTCGCATATTGTTAGAGCCCACAGATGGAAAATTATAATTAAATCCGTAAAAGAAAATACATCTCTTCTCAATTTGTTTGGTGCAGTAATGGTTGGATACGGAGTTAATTGTGTTGTCCCTAGATTAGGTGAACTTTATCGCGGATTATTTTTAGGAAGATGGGAAAATATTTCTCGTTCTTCCATGGTTGGAACTATTGTTGTTGAAAGAGTAATTGATATTTTAGTCCTAGGTTTTTCTGTTTTAATTAGTGTTGCAATTTACTCGGGAAATCTTTATTCAGAAATCAGCTGGCTTAAATCAACAGTTTATGTTGGCTTTGCAGTTATTCTTGGTATTATTGTTTTCTTAATTTTATTAGTTCAATTCAAAGAAAAATTTTACAATGCAATTTTGCAATTCGTAGGAAAATTTTCTGTAAAAATTGCAAATGTTTTAGCAAAAGGCTTTCATTTACTTACTGATGGATTTGCAAGTTTAAAGGGAACAAAAAATTTCCTACTTGTAATTTTTCTATCCGCACTTATAATGTATCTTTACGGCTTAACGGCATATATTGCTTTTTATGCAATTCACATGGATGAAATTCAAACTGTTAGTTATTCAATGGCTTGGATAGTTATGACTATAAGCGCATTTGGTGTAATAATTCCAACACCCGGCGCAACCGGTTCTTATCATTTAATTGTAATTTCCGTGTTAGTAACTTTATATAATTTTAATAGTGAAATCAGCGGAGCATTTGCGATATTAACTCACATAACTTCATATATTTTATTTATTGTTTCTACAATAATTTTATCTTATGGAATAAATAAATTACAAGTGAAAAAAGGTTTACCGGTAGCAAATTTTTTAACAGTATTTAAAAGTAAAGAAAAATTATAA
- the uppP gene encoding undecaprenyl-diphosphatase UppP, with protein MNIIEAIILGIIQGLTEFLPISSTGHLTVAGKLMGLISEEHPEQWTSFIAVIQLGTLVAILIYFWNDLWKITIEFLNENLLKRKSFGKQSENSKMGWYIIWGSIPVVLIGMGFKDVIEGALTKNLYVISISLIVLGIILSIAEKFGKFKKELKDIKWYDALIVGFAQSLALIPGSSRSGTTLTAGIFLGFKRETAARFSFLLSVPAILGSGLLQLYEALEYIDGSGIVTLVVATIASAISGYLTIEFLLKFLKKNSTMVFVIYRIVIGTIIIFMIFNNLINP; from the coding sequence GTGAATATTATAGAAGCAATTATTTTAGGTATAATTCAAGGTTTAACAGAATTTTTACCAATTAGCAGCACCGGTCATCTAACCGTTGCTGGAAAATTAATGGGACTAATTTCTGAAGAACATCCGGAACAGTGGACATCATTTATTGCTGTAATTCAATTAGGGACATTAGTTGCAATATTAATTTATTTCTGGAATGATTTGTGGAAAATTACAATTGAATTTCTTAATGAAAATTTGTTGAAAAGAAAAAGTTTCGGAAAGCAATCAGAAAATTCTAAAATGGGTTGGTATATAATTTGGGGTTCAATTCCGGTTGTTTTAATCGGAATGGGATTTAAAGATGTTATTGAAGGGGCACTTACAAAAAATTTATATGTAATTTCAATAAGTTTAATTGTGTTGGGAATTATTCTTTCAATTGCTGAAAAATTTGGAAAATTTAAAAAAGAGCTAAAAGATATAAAATGGTATGATGCATTAATTGTAGGATTTGCACAATCACTAGCATTAATTCCTGGTTCATCAAGATCTGGTACAACTCTTACTGCTGGAATATTTTTAGGATTTAAAAGAGAAACCGCTGCAAGATTTTCTTTTCTTCTAAGCGTGCCAGCAATTTTAGGAAGCGGTTTGCTTCAGCTTTATGAAGCTTTAGAATATATTGATGGTTCCGGAATTGTAACTTTAGTTGTTGCAACAATTGCATCGGCAATTAGCGGATATCTAACAATAGAATTTCTGCTGAAATTTCTTAAGAAAAATTCAACAATGGTTTTCGTTATTTATAGAATTGTTATTGGAACTATAATAATCTTTATGATTTTTAATAATCTTATAAATCCATAA
- a CDS encoding outer membrane lipoprotein carrier protein LolA encodes MILLFLLIISLFQNQTETLIKKIQEKFEITNNLKAEFVQSANNVNVMNGKFYFSQKNNYRIELEKNTIISDGKTIWNVDNSKKKVIISNVEDDPLAFSLREYIYDYPKGCKVTEEKIDENNFIIFLDATDSNFNFKNAKLWINSDFIITKILIEDFNGGNFEFRFSEININTNLSPSIFNFQENKGLKIIDLR; translated from the coding sequence ATGATATTATTATTTTTGCTGATCATTTCTCTTTTTCAGAATCAAACTGAAACATTAATTAAAAAAATTCAAGAAAAGTTTGAAATAACAAATAATTTAAAAGCAGAATTTGTTCAATCGGCAAATAATGTAAATGTAATGAATGGAAAATTTTATTTTTCACAAAAAAATAATTACAGAATTGAACTCGAAAAAAATACAATTATTTCAGATGGAAAAACTATTTGGAATGTTGATAATTCTAAAAAGAAAGTAATAATTTCAAATGTTGAAGATGATCCTCTGGCTTTTTCCTTACGAGAATATATTTATGATTATCCAAAAGGATGTAAAGTAACGGAAGAAAAAATTGATGAAAATAATTTTATAATTTTTTTAGATGCAACCGATTCAAATTTTAATTTTAAGAATGCCAAGCTTTGGATAAATTCTGATTTTATTATTACAAAAATTTTAATTGAAGATTTCAACGGCGGTAATTTCGAATTCAGATTTTCAGAAATAAATATTAATACAAATTTGTCTCCATCAATTTTTAACTTTCAAGAAAATAAAGGATTGAAAATTATTGACCTCAGATAA
- a CDS encoding peptidylprolyl isomerase, producing MKYFGIFFLISIVFISCNEKQSLTKDENLKQNPYEVKVKELMTLNPNEMLVAKFNTSMGDFEIELFADKTPKTVENFVGLAIKDYYNGIKFHRVIDNFMIQGGDPTGTGSGGDSFWGGSFADEFHKDLKHTGPGILSMANAGPNTNGSQFFITLVPTPWLDGKHSVFGKVVSGLEVVQNIGKVATSKPFDKPLKDVVMNKVSIEKKSK from the coding sequence ATGAAATATTTTGGAATATTTTTTTTAATTTCAATAGTATTCATTAGTTGTAACGAAAAACAATCATTAACAAAAGATGAAAATTTAAAACAAAATCCATATGAGGTAAAAGTGAAAGAACTAATGACTTTAAATCCAAACGAAATGTTAGTTGCAAAATTTAATACAAGTATGGGAGATTTTGAAATAGAATTGTTTGCAGATAAAACTCCTAAAACCGTTGAAAATTTTGTGGGATTAGCAATTAAAGATTATTATAATGGAATAAAATTTCATAGAGTAATTGATAATTTTATGATTCAAGGGGGAGATCCAACCGGAACCGGCTCCGGCGGTGATAGTTTTTGGGGAGGATCTTTTGCAGATGAATTTCATAAAGATTTAAAACATACCGGACCTGGAATTTTATCAATGGCAAATGCCGGACCAAATACTAATGGAAGCCAGTTTTTTATTACGCTTGTCCCAACTCCTTGGCTCGATGGAAAACATTCGGTTTTTGGAAAAGTTGTTTCCGGACTTGAGGTCGTTCAAAATATTGGAAAAGTTGCAACATCCAAACCTTTTGATAAACCGTTAAAAGATGTTGTGATGAACAAAGTATCAATTGAAAAAAAATCCAAATAA
- a CDS encoding DNA translocase FtsK, translating into MAKQNKNNQNSSDQGYFIVSLEKKKKLIGLFLVISAVLLLLSILSFSSYDQARLHFNFTDFFKVFSTDPDYIHRTQYTHNWLGIFGAYTAHFLIHSTIGYFSIVIPIVLFVWGYTILRNGEKKLALNISNFLLIFGIILASFFGVIRFNTDQEFFLNNITLAGNIGDFFGTALSRMFGMLGGIIVLLTSIFISLFIAFDLRFRAVRNYISNYLNREKPEEKIRINIEEKDKISESIEKIKKITIPKKKLFKSDEKNEDEIDEEQIQPETKIRIVRTEEEVKVSKPQIEPEVIVTSSKTKDTDEIIQAVDKKIEADLPDQWEENIKFISPTLELLEYSEDESVAVSEKELKQNAELLKEKLKLFDIDIEDISVTPGPVVTLYEIVPAPGVKISRIVSLEHDIALALAARGIRIIAPIPGKSAIGVEIPNEKSQLVSARAVLAHLGKSKAELPIALGKTITGEVYITDLAIMPHLLIAGSTGSGKSVGINMLLTSLIYAKHPSDIKFVIIDPKKIELSFYGKLNKHYLAISPDLSEEIITNPQNALLVLKSVEHEMEKRYDKLAKLGVRHIVDYNKKIANPKQRPLDTENMKHYKLPYIVVIIDELADLMITSGKEVEAPITRLAQLARAVGIHLVVATQRPSVNVITGVIKANFPARIAYQVATKIDSRTILDMNGAEQLLGRGDMLFLPGGVPKPIRMQNAFVSTDEVEKVTNFIYAQGGYSKRYFLPSMYDKKSSEGANFLEDKDPMFEDAARVIVRHQQGSVSLLQRRLKLGYSRAARIVDQLEEAGVVGPSEGSKAREVIIENEEQLETLLRSL; encoded by the coding sequence ATGGCTAAACAAAATAAAAATAATCAAAATTCCAGTGATCAAGGCTACTTTATTGTTTCTCTTGAGAAGAAGAAAAAGTTAATTGGATTATTTTTAGTAATTTCTGCAGTTTTACTTTTGCTAAGTATTTTATCTTTCTCAAGTTACGATCAAGCAAGATTACATTTTAATTTTACTGATTTCTTTAAAGTTTTTTCAACAGATCCGGATTATATTCATCGAACTCAGTATACACATAATTGGCTTGGAATTTTCGGAGCATATACTGCACATTTTCTCATTCATTCAACAATAGGATATTTCTCAATTGTAATTCCAATTGTTTTATTTGTTTGGGGTTACACAATCTTGAGAAACGGTGAAAAAAAACTTGCCTTAAATATTTCAAACTTTCTATTAATATTTGGAATTATTTTAGCATCTTTTTTTGGTGTAATCAGATTTAATACTGATCAAGAATTTTTTTTAAATAATATTACTTTAGCTGGAAATATTGGTGATTTCTTCGGCACTGCATTAAGCAGAATGTTTGGAATGCTTGGGGGAATAATTGTTTTATTAACTTCAATCTTTATTTCATTGTTCATTGCCTTTGATCTAAGATTTAGAGCAGTGAGAAATTATATTTCAAATTATCTAAATAGAGAAAAACCCGAAGAAAAAATTAGAATAAATATTGAAGAAAAAGATAAAATTTCTGAAAGCATTGAGAAGATTAAAAAAATAACAATTCCAAAGAAGAAATTATTTAAGTCGGATGAAAAAAATGAAGATGAAATTGATGAAGAACAAATTCAACCGGAAACTAAAATTAGAATTGTTAGAACCGAAGAAGAAGTAAAAGTATCAAAGCCGCAAATTGAACCCGAAGTAATAGTTACAAGCAGTAAAACAAAAGATACTGATGAAATTATTCAAGCAGTTGATAAAAAAATTGAAGCTGATCTTCCGGATCAATGGGAAGAAAATATAAAATTTATTTCACCTACTTTAGAATTACTTGAATATTCAGAAGATGAATCTGTTGCTGTTTCTGAAAAAGAATTAAAACAAAATGCAGAACTTCTTAAAGAAAAATTAAAACTTTTTGATATTGATATTGAAGATATTTCTGTTACACCCGGACCGGTTGTAACTTTATATGAAATTGTTCCGGCACCTGGTGTAAAAATAAGCAGAATTGTAAGTCTAGAACATGATATAGCATTAGCACTTGCCGCACGTGGAATTAGAATAATTGCTCCAATTCCAGGTAAAAGTGCAATTGGTGTAGAAATTCCAAATGAAAAATCACAATTAGTTAGCGCACGTGCAGTTCTTGCTCATTTAGGAAAATCAAAAGCGGAATTACCTATTGCATTGGGTAAAACAATTACCGGCGAAGTTTATATTACTGATTTAGCAATTATGCCGCACTTACTTATTGCCGGTTCAACCGGTTCTGGAAAAAGTGTTGGAATTAATATGCTTCTCACAAGTTTAATTTATGCAAAGCATCCATCGGATATAAAATTTGTAATTATTGATCCGAAGAAAATTGAACTTTCTTTTTACGGAAAATTAAACAAACACTATTTAGCAATTTCACCGGATTTAAGTGAAGAAATTATTACGAATCCGCAAAATGCATTGTTAGTTTTAAAATCTGTTGAACATGAAATGGAAAAACGTTATGATAAACTTGCTAAACTTGGAGTTCGTCATATTGTTGATTATAATAAAAAAATTGCAAATCCTAAACAGCGACCTTTAGATACGGAAAATATGAAGCATTATAAACTTCCTTATATTGTTGTTATAATTGATGAGCTTGCTGATTTGATGATTACATCTGGGAAGGAGGTGGAAGCACCAATTACTAGACTTGCACAATTAGCAAGAGCTGTTGGAATTCATCTTGTTGTTGCTACACAAAGACCTTCCGTAAATGTTATTACAGGAGTTATTAAAGCAAATTTTCCGGCAAGAATTGCATACCAAGTTGCAACAAAAATTGATTCAAGAACAATTCTTGATATGAATGGCGCAGAACAATTATTGGGCCGCGGTGATATGTTATTTCTTCCAGGAGGTGTTCCAAAACCAATTAGAATGCAGAACGCTTTTGTATCAACGGATGAAGTTGAAAAAGTTACAAATTTTATTTATGCTCAAGGCGGATATTCCAAAAGATATTTTCTTCCCTCAATGTATGATAAAAAAAGCAGCGAAGGAGCTAATTTTCTTGAAGATAAAGATCCAATGTTTGAAGATGCAGCACGTGTAATTGTTCGTCATCAGCAGGGTTCTGTTTCACTATTACAAAGAAGATTAAAACTTGGTTATTCTCGCGCGGCAAGAATTGTTGATCAACTTGAAGAAGCTGGAGTTGTTGGTCCATCCGAAGGAAGCAAAGCACGTGAAGTAATTATAGAAAATGAAGAACAACTTGAAACTTTGTTAAGGTCATTATGA
- a CDS encoding 2-phosphosulfolactate phosphatase, with protein MKINTLLTPLSVDELYFTKKNVVVIDVLRATTTIVTALKNGAKEIIPVSSVEFAMTVSGNSFKGHTLLGGERNTLKIEGFALGNSPLEYIREIVEGKSIVLFTTNGSKAIVKAKYATNLIIASFLNANAIKEKMLENNEDWEILCSGNNGKFSYEDSVCAGMIISQILDSKEDIFLDDSSKTCKIIFDKHKKKLSKMLAETEHGQKLIESGFKEDLNFASQQNIFEIVPFYQTGVIKTTAK; from the coding sequence ATGAAAATTAATACTTTACTTACCCCGCTTAGTGTTGATGAACTCTATTTTACGAAAAAAAATGTTGTAGTTATTGATGTACTTAGAGCAACAACAACAATTGTTACAGCTTTGAAAAACGGTGCAAAGGAAATTATTCCAGTTAGTTCTGTTGAATTTGCCATGACTGTTTCTGGAAATTCTTTTAAAGGACATACTTTACTAGGAGGCGAACGAAATACTCTAAAAATTGAAGGATTTGCTCTCGGCAATTCTCCACTTGAGTATATTAGAGAAATTGTTGAAGGGAAATCAATTGTACTTTTTACTACTAACGGATCAAAAGCGATAGTAAAAGCTAAATATGCTACAAATCTGATTATTGCATCATTTCTTAATGCAAATGCAATTAAAGAAAAAATGCTTGAAAACAATGAAGATTGGGAAATTCTTTGCTCAGGAAATAACGGAAAATTCTCATATGAGGATTCAGTTTGTGCGGGGATGATAATTTCACAAATTCTTGATTCGAAAGAAGATATATTTTTAGATGATTCGAGTAAAACCTGTAAAATAATTTTTGATAAACACAAAAAGAAATTAAGTAAAATGCTTGCCGAAACCGAGCATGGACAAAAATTAATTGAATCCGGTTTTAAAGAAGATTTAAATTTCGCATCACAACAAAATATTTTTGAAATTGTACCTTTTTATCAAACCGGTGTAATTAAAACGACAGCAAAATAA